One segment of Carya illinoinensis cultivar Pawnee chromosome 1, C.illinoinensisPawnee_v1, whole genome shotgun sequence DNA contains the following:
- the LOC122313829 gene encoding uncharacterized protein LOC122313829 — protein MQMRSESDEHLIDFFKEVRWSKKKGKFVTPATEEKHNEMVAKYSKLEPEKQTKDVAASIFREVLGHRPGYARGLGEMVIPESSRQNTAEKFAALTERAERHEKDAEYYKNQLEELRENVEKVLAKQAEYDKLLSSYMESQRQTQGESHRETQGPA, from the exons ATGCAAATGAGG TCTGAGAGTGATGAGCACCTTATTGATTTCTTTAAAGAGGTGAGGTGGAGTAAGAAGAAGGGTAAATTTGTGACTCCAGCGACGGAAGAGAAACAT AATGAAATGGTTGCCAAGTACTCTAAGTTAGAGCCTGAGAAGCAGACTAAGGATGTTGCTGCATCAATCTTTAGGGAGGTACTAGGCCACAGGCCAGGGTATGCAAGGGGGTTGGGGGAGATGGTTATCCCCGAGTCATCTAGACAGAACACTGCAGAAAAATTTGCAGCATTAACAGAACGTGCAGAGAGGCATGAGAAGGATGCTGAGTATTACAAgaatcaattggaagaattacGGGAGAATGTAGAGAAAGTGTTGGCGAAGCAAGCCGAGTACGACAAATTATTAAGTTCATACATGGAATCACAGAGGCAAACCCAAGGAGAGTCTCATAGAGAAACTCAAGGACCTGCATAG